In Paenibacillus sp. 1781tsa1, one DNA window encodes the following:
- a CDS encoding transcriptional regulator has protein sequence MQHKVLSTIEEIKIYSDPYRIQIMNMFNKQGRPSTVKEIADQMGEVPAKVHYHVKKLEKIGLLTIVSTREINGIIAKYYEPFTGEIHLRHEDEDKENSPLKQVFRSETLKLLNEMFEQSRQRFMHQAETENRMFLSDITLYATRDEVEELYKNIIKLCEPYTTKENHRGEDEVFQLFSALSKPIVKIPASKTDAKEKKKATSGKGESTPKKSRSRSVSKRQESASSDLESEE, from the coding sequence ATGCAGCACAAAGTTCTTTCAACAATTGAAGAAATTAAGATCTACTCCGATCCGTATCGGATACAGATTATGAATATGTTTAACAAGCAAGGCAGACCATCCACTGTCAAAGAGATTGCCGATCAGATGGGTGAGGTGCCCGCCAAAGTGCACTATCATGTGAAAAAACTGGAGAAAATCGGTCTGCTGACCATCGTTTCTACGCGTGAGATTAATGGGATTATAGCAAAGTATTACGAACCGTTTACGGGAGAGATCCATCTTCGCCATGAAGATGAAGATAAGGAAAACTCCCCATTGAAACAGGTATTTCGGTCCGAAACGCTCAAGTTATTGAATGAAATGTTCGAACAAAGTCGTCAGCGATTCATGCATCAGGCGGAAACCGAAAATCGGATGTTTCTCTCGGATATTACGTTGTATGCTACTCGAGACGAGGTAGAGGAATTATATAAGAACATTATAAAACTCTGTGAACCCTATACAACGAAAGAGAATCACCGAGGGGAAGATGAGGTCTTTCAGTTATTCTCTGCCCTCTCTAAACCTATAGTGAAAATACCTGCTTCTAAGACAGATGCAAAAGAGAAAAAGAAAGCTACGTCTGGTAAGGGTGAATCAACTCCGAAAAAGTCCCGATCTCGATCTGTTTCTAAGCGGCAGGAATCTGCATCATCTGATCTTGAATCAGAAGAATAA
- a CDS encoding TraR/DksA C4-type zinc finger protein, translated as MSTLTKDQHQELKKALLEQRENLQRHFESSMEDGAPAQSLKDSTGELSSYDNHPADAGTETFERSRDLAIDDTLTDEFNQVNDALERMEQGTYGTCVTCGKDIPFERLEAIPYTAYCIDDTPNREISNDRPVEEEVMTMPPSGAGEGRQQNAGKFDNADAWEAVEEYGTSNSPATAAKRDVKDYDENM; from the coding sequence ATGAGTACATTAACCAAAGATCAACACCAAGAACTGAAAAAGGCCCTTTTGGAACAACGTGAAAACTTGCAGCGTCATTTTGAATCCAGCATGGAAGACGGTGCTCCGGCTCAGTCGCTGAAAGATTCAACCGGTGAGCTGTCCTCCTATGATAATCATCCTGCGGATGCTGGTACGGAAACATTTGAACGCAGCCGTGATCTGGCGATCGACGATACATTAACAGACGAATTCAATCAAGTGAACGACGCATTGGAACGTATGGAGCAAGGTACATACGGAACCTGTGTAACGTGCGGAAAAGATATTCCCTTCGAACGACTTGAAGCTATCCCATATACCGCCTACTGTATTGATGACACGCCTAATCGGGAGATCAGCAATGATCGGCCCGTAGAAGAAGAAGTGATGACCATGCCCCCGAGTGGTGCTGGCGAAGGAAGACAGCAGAACGCCGGCAAGTTCGACAACGCAGATGCTTGGGAAGCGGTCGAAGAATACGGTACTTCCAATTCACCCGCAACCGCTGCCAAACGTGATGTAAAAGACTATGATGAGAACATGTAA
- a CDS encoding DivIVA domain-containing protein, protein MDEHMKRRLDKQKQLFKQLGVQLDALSIHEKQFNYKLRGYDPDEVDAYLDLVIKDYERFYANIADLMDKWQEQQLTIRDLKSSAKPVEDPTKIDRKQLDDIVKQLEYSVRQLKIRARPEKDLFSE, encoded by the coding sequence ATGGATGAACATATGAAACGAAGATTGGATAAACAGAAACAATTGTTCAAACAATTGGGAGTGCAGCTAGATGCGTTATCGATTCATGAAAAACAATTCAATTATAAACTTCGTGGTTATGATCCGGATGAGGTAGATGCTTATCTTGACTTGGTCATCAAAGATTACGAACGTTTTTATGCCAATATTGCAGATCTGATGGACAAATGGCAAGAACAGCAGTTAACGATTCGAGATCTCAAGTCGTCCGCGAAACCGGTGGAAGATCCAACCAAGATTGATCGCAAACAGCTGGATGATATTGTGAAACAACTGGAATATAGTGTGCGACAACTCAAGATCAGAGCACGTCCCGAGAAGGATCTGTTCTCTGAATAA
- a CDS encoding Rrf2 family transcriptional regulator, whose product MSTHFSVSVHCLLLLSLSAPERITSAHIAGSVNTNPVVVRRILGGLKKAGLVNSSPGTRGFYLAKPSSEITLDMIYQAAKDEGPLFPIHGNCNPDCEVGLHIDSLLTNLYQVAESKVEQFFASITLEDMERSSSQMLAVPSQSE is encoded by the coding sequence ATGAGTACTCATTTTTCGGTCAGTGTGCATTGTTTGTTGTTATTGTCACTCAGCGCGCCTGAACGAATCACGTCTGCACATATTGCAGGTAGCGTGAATACCAACCCTGTCGTCGTCAGACGTATACTGGGCGGGCTGAAAAAGGCAGGATTAGTGAACTCTTCTCCTGGAACAAGAGGCTTCTACTTAGCGAAGCCATCAAGTGAAATCACATTAGACATGATCTATCAGGCTGCGAAGGACGAAGGTCCATTGTTCCCGATTCACGGCAATTGTAACCCGGATTGTGAAGTGGGCTTGCATATAGACAGCCTGTTGACCAATCTGTATCAGGTTGCTGAGTCCAAAGTGGAGCAGTTCTTCGCATCCATAACCCTTGAAGATATGGAACGTTCCAGTTCCCAGATGTTAGCTGTCCCATCGCAGTCAGAGTAG
- a CDS encoding metallophosphoesterase — protein MKIVVISDTHLSRKSRKLPARLVDVLASADLILHAGDWSDWSVYPLLSEYAPVEGVAGNTDPSEIAEKLGYSRIVEVEGLRLGLVHGHLGSKGTEQNAIHTFAGQHVDAVIYGHSHIPVMHTVDNTLVFNPGSPTDKRFQKQYSFGIMTIEQGKIQAEHVFFDRD, from the coding sequence ATGAAAATTGTAGTCATCTCCGACACGCATTTATCACGTAAATCACGGAAGTTACCGGCTAGGCTCGTTGATGTACTTGCGAGTGCCGATCTCATTCTTCATGCGGGTGACTGGTCGGATTGGAGCGTATATCCATTGCTTAGCGAGTATGCGCCTGTTGAAGGGGTAGCTGGTAATACGGACCCGTCCGAAATCGCTGAAAAACTGGGGTATTCCCGCATTGTTGAAGTGGAAGGACTTCGTCTGGGTCTTGTGCACGGTCATCTCGGGTCAAAGGGTACGGAGCAGAATGCAATTCATACCTTTGCAGGCCAGCATGTGGATGCTGTGATCTACGGACACTCACACATCCCGGTGATGCACACTGTTGACAACACGCTGGTATTTAATCCGGGGTCGCCTACGGATAAACGTTTTCAGAAGCAATACTCATTTGGTATCATGACAATAGAGCAAGGTAAGATACAGGCTGAACACGTGTTCTTTGATCGGGATTAG
- a CDS encoding sugar phosphate isomerase/epimerase produces the protein MKLSVFTVATPDLNAEELASAAAAAGIDGIEWRFRGIPEEAMSEEPSYWRNNRCSVDPGRWEEQVPVFREAALGQGRKSIALVPYLNCGDIAATEQAFQAAVGLGASMMRVGVPGYDRKTRYPELYRKAVDYLSEVQDLAKQYNIKAIVETHHQTIAPTASLAYRLVQSFDPQHVGVLYDPGNMVHEGYENHRMGLELLGPYLAHVHVKNAGWFEAEGKDSQKANVTEKSSGLALNTAWRCQWTPLTEGMVDWVQMVRDLRAVGYDGYYGIEDFSGALESKAMLQHFADVFAEIERRVDEEEQS, from the coding sequence ATGAAACTGTCTGTATTCACTGTGGCTACCCCTGATCTGAATGCAGAGGAATTGGCATCGGCTGCGGCAGCAGCGGGGATTGATGGTATTGAGTGGAGATTCCGTGGAATTCCTGAAGAGGCAATGTCCGAAGAGCCGTCTTATTGGAGAAATAATCGATGCTCGGTAGATCCGGGCCGTTGGGAGGAACAAGTTCCTGTTTTTCGTGAAGCAGCGTTAGGGCAAGGTCGGAAATCCATTGCACTTGTGCCGTATCTGAACTGTGGAGATATAGCTGCCACCGAGCAGGCGTTTCAGGCTGCGGTTGGGTTAGGAGCTTCAATGATGCGTGTGGGTGTTCCTGGATATGATCGCAAGACCCGTTATCCTGAGTTGTATCGTAAAGCCGTTGATTACCTGAGTGAAGTACAGGATTTGGCCAAACAGTACAACATCAAGGCAATTGTAGAGACGCATCACCAGACGATTGCACCGACGGCATCGCTGGCCTATCGGCTTGTGCAATCGTTCGACCCGCAGCATGTGGGTGTGTTGTACGATCCAGGCAATATGGTGCATGAAGGATATGAGAATCATCGGATGGGACTTGAGTTGTTAGGCCCTTACCTGGCTCATGTGCATGTGAAGAATGCCGGGTGGTTTGAAGCAGAAGGGAAAGATTCGCAAAAGGCTAATGTAACTGAGAAGAGCAGCGGATTGGCTCTGAATACAGCCTGGAGATGTCAATGGACCCCTCTGACTGAAGGCATGGTCGATTGGGTACAGATGGTGCGGGATCTTCGTGCTGTCGGGTATGACGGATACTATGGAATAGAGGACTTTAGTGGTGCCTTGGAATCCAAGGCGATGTTACAGCATTTTGCAGACGTTTTCGCCGAAATTGAGCGTCGTGTGGACGAGGAGGAGCAGTCATGA
- a CDS encoding Gfo/Idh/MocA family protein: protein MSIVRVAVIGIGNMGAAHARTLVAGEVPGAELVAVCDVRREMESWVSSHLPATVTYWQDAEQMMASGTIDAVIIATPHYDHPEQAIQAFQHGLHVMIEKPAGVYTKQVRKMNEAAAASGKVFSMMYNQRTNPLYIKLRDLIASGELGEVRRTNWIITNWYRSQSYYDSGGWRATWAGEGGGVLINQDPHQLDLWQWTIGMMPVRMRAFCSFGKYRNIEVEDDVTAYVEYENGATGVFVTTTGEAPGTNRFEVNGDRGKIVIEDGKLTFWRLRESEPEFNQRFTGGFGQPECWKCEVPITGVETGHPGLIRNWVDAIRTGAPLIAPGEDGIHGLTLSNAMLLSTWTDNWVDLPIDEDLFYEHLQERIAGSTTKKDKAFSGSQPADLSQTFK, encoded by the coding sequence ATGAGTATCGTACGAGTAGCGGTGATTGGTATTGGAAACATGGGAGCAGCACATGCCAGAACGTTGGTGGCTGGAGAAGTACCCGGTGCAGAGCTGGTCGCCGTATGTGATGTAAGAAGAGAGATGGAGAGCTGGGTATCCAGTCACCTTCCGGCAACGGTCACCTATTGGCAGGATGCAGAGCAGATGATGGCTTCGGGTACGATTGATGCAGTCATTATTGCAACGCCGCACTATGACCATCCGGAACAGGCCATTCAGGCTTTCCAGCATGGCTTGCATGTCATGATCGAGAAGCCAGCCGGTGTGTATACGAAACAGGTACGCAAGATGAATGAAGCGGCCGCAGCCAGCGGTAAAGTTTTTTCCATGATGTACAACCAGCGGACCAACCCACTCTACATTAAGCTGAGAGACTTAATCGCTTCGGGAGAACTGGGCGAGGTACGCCGTACCAATTGGATTATTACGAACTGGTACCGATCCCAAAGTTACTATGATTCCGGCGGCTGGCGTGCAACTTGGGCAGGAGAAGGTGGCGGTGTACTGATTAACCAGGACCCGCATCAACTGGATCTGTGGCAGTGGACCATCGGCATGATGCCGGTACGAATGCGTGCTTTTTGTTCGTTTGGCAAGTATCGGAACATTGAAGTGGAAGATGATGTAACGGCTTATGTGGAGTATGAAAATGGAGCAACAGGTGTCTTTGTAACGACTACTGGCGAAGCACCGGGTACGAACCGATTCGAGGTCAACGGAGACCGAGGTAAAATCGTGATCGAAGACGGAAAACTTACGTTCTGGCGACTTCGGGAATCTGAGCCTGAATTCAATCAGCGGTTTACCGGAGGTTTTGGACAGCCAGAATGCTGGAAGTGTGAGGTTCCTATTACAGGTGTGGAAACGGGGCATCCCGGTCTGATTCGTAACTGGGTAGATGCCATTCGTACAGGCGCACCACTCATTGCTCCCGGTGAAGATGGTATACACGGATTAACATTATCCAACGCTATGCTGCTGTCCACCTGGACGGATAACTGGGTGGATCTGCCGATCGATGAGGATCTGTTCTATGAGCATCTGCAGGAACGCATTGCTGGTTCCACGACGAAGAAAGACAAGGCATTCAGTGGCAGTCAACCTGCTGATCTGAGTCAGACGTTTAAATGA